The Amblyraja radiata isolate CabotCenter1 chromosome 26, sAmbRad1.1.pri, whole genome shotgun sequence DNA window ATGCAGTACTTTTGAATAATGATTAGTTAGTCCACTGGCAATAGGGGATATGGACGGACATAGTCCTAAAGCAGGGaattggaaatagacacaaaatgctggcgtaactcagcgggacaggcagcacctcgcgagagaaggaatgggtgactttccgggtcaagacctttcttcaattGGAAGGACTGTGCATACAGTTAGTAGagcattgaaaacattagcaaaAAAACCCCTCCAGGTTAAATGAATCACAACTTTGAGGGAGGGAGTGTACTTGGACATGGATACGCAATGCAATTCTAATGTAGTTTAAAGTGAGCATTTGCTGCCATTACATTTTCATTATAAATATTTGTGTGCGCATTTTTTGTACATTGCAACACCGACATGATAATTGCACCCTGGGGTCAGAAAGTGATCACGGTCTTCATGGACAATTTCTAGTAAATATTTTTATTAAGGCAAGGATACACAGATCCAAAATGTTTGTATAtttctgggggaaaaaaactggaggaactcagcgggtcaggcagcattgactGAGGGAATGGAAGGactggtggtgttttgggtcatgaACCTTAACTGTGTATAAttagtatatatattatattttattttgaaCATGTCAAACAAAAGTTAAAAACAAGCAAAATAACAGTAATATGAAATGAACAATAAACCTATGCACAAATTGAATAACTCGTCATAAACATCACAAATTAAATCTTGCGTTGGAAAAGGAGCCGGAGGAGGAAGTACACTTGTATATGCCTCCCCCTTCTCCGCTACTCATCAGTTAAGTCACAAACTTGATCTCAtctgcataaatatatacacacatacacaaatgtatacatacatatatccatACACAAgccacatgcatacatacatatatgcacGCACACAAACATATACGTTTTTAAACAATTATCCAAATTCTATGTACAACGTGAATATCACACTGTCAATAAACTAAAACGGAACCGTCGTCACAGCCCTTTTATACCTCTGGAAAATTTTTTTTTGCACTTTATAAACTGACTAATGTTTGTGCTTTGCTCGAgttccacatccaaatcatttaatTGATTGAATATGGCGAATGTTTGGGGTGATCTTCCACCTCAACTGGTGGGAGAGTAGCAAACTCCTAGCGAAGTGACGTTTCTCCAGGTGGTGTCCTGAACATTTCTGTTCTGAGCAGGAGAGTGCATGTAATTTCTATGTGGCTTCGAGCactaatttaaatgttaaagtatGTTTGAACGAAAACTCATTCAGTACCTGAGTTCTTGCCCGAGCTCATTAATAACAGGAATATTTCTCAAATATCTATCACTGCTTATCTTAATCCTTTCTATTTTGGCATAGTTCACTTTGAACCCATTGGGCAATAATTGCCGTGTGATTTAACGAATTGTCAATGTTTTCAGCAACTTCTTTTACTCTGCAGGTTTTGTCCTGAACCATGGGTGTGGTAGTAGCAGATGGTAAAGGTCCAGGAGTGGAAGCCCCCGATGGTGGCTGGGGCTGGGCTGTTCTCGTTGGCTGCTTCGTCATCACTGGTTTCTCTTACGCTTTTCCGAAAGCCGTCAGCGTTTACTTCAAGGAACTAATCAAGGAGTTCCATATTGGGtacagtgatacagcatggatatcATCCATTGTGCTCGCCATGTTGTACGGAACAGGTCGGTCTTTACTGGGCAGTAACTGGATGTGATTCACTTTTATTCACAATCTAAATCTTAATTCGAAGCAATTTTTTTACTTTAGTGTTTAATAATGCATGTAACATGCAACCAAGAATTGTAACAGTTATATGGGCAGCACAGagatgcagtgatagagttgcagtGTCACAGGGCCATAGACTTGGGATTGATtctgattacgggcgctgtctgtacggagtttgtacgttctccctgtgaccgcgtgggttttttctggctgCTGTGGCCTccgcccacgttccaaagacgtgcaggtttataggttaataattggcttctgtaaattgttcctcgtgtgtacaTTAGAAGTAGTGTAAGGGTGAAAAGGGCTAGAGGTGACAAGGAGACGCGTCCCAAGTAAAAAGAGGAGTGGAATGTGAATCTGGAGGGAGGGATATtggtggaaggggatagggtggtggggaggagaaagaatgGGGATGAGGTAAATTGGGACTCTGTTATGGGAGTTGAATGTATGGTTGAGGAGAAGGGAGCAGGGTGAATGAGGTGGGGGGGTaggagatagtgggagaaatgtgtgagtACGGTAGTGGGAGGggcaggggaaagagaagggaggtaTTATATTACTTCATTAGAGAACCCTGGACGGTGTTCCCTTTTGTAGGCTATGTCGCTGTGGCAGAGAGTGCATGGATGTGGGTGTATGCAACAATTTGTGCGCAGCTAGTATGGGAAGTgggaaatattaaaaatgtaataattTTCTATATTTGCATGCAACTGCTTAGATTAATTTGAGGATTTAAATGTCTTGCTCAATTCACGAGGCTTGCAGCTTGGGTTAAGTAGTGAACTTTGTCTGCAGctggtcttagaaacatagaaaataggtgcaggagtaggccattcggcccttcgagcctgcaccgccattcaatatgatcatggctgatcctccactccgcatcctgtacctgccttctctccataccccctgatccctttagccacaagggccacatctaactcccacttaaatatagccaatgaactggcctcaactaccttttgtggcagagaattccagagattcaccactctttgtgtgaaaaatgttttcctcatctcggtcctaaaagatttcccccttatccttaaactgtgaccccttgttctggacttccccaacatcgggaacaatcttcctgcatctagcctgtccaaccccttaagaattttgtacatttctataagatcccccctcaatcttctaaattccagcgagtacaaactgagtctatcaagtcttcatatgaaagtcctgacatcccaggaatcagtctggtgaaccttctctgtactccctctatggcaagaacgtctttcctcagattaggtcttCCTGGCGCAGTGAGTGATCACTTGACTCTGGTGCAGTGAGTGATAGCGTTTCCCTTCCCCTGCTTTAACACTCACATGCACGTTGTGGCCAAGTCATGCAGgtagtcgccggtgctgactgggaTAAATTCCATTGTTGCCTAAAAAAAATCGCcgagtggcacaggcccttaacagtttgttcttttcattgttattgtctttttttaattgagAAAACTAACAAAGAGGAAAGGCCTTTTTCTTTTGAGAAacaggtagcacagtggtgcagctggtagagctgctggtagagctgctgcctcacagcggctgagacccggattcaatcctaaccacatgtgctgtctgtctggagtttacacgttcaccctgtgattaCGTAggtctcctctgggtgctccggtttcctcccacatcccaaatatgtgcagAATTGTAATTTAATAGGCCTCTGTAAGATttgccctggtgtgcagggagtggatgagaaatcgtGTTTCCTTGATACAGCCGTGATACTGTGTGAATGTAAAAGTCCACCTCGAATACATTTCTTTTAATTATAATGTGAATGGGAACCAAAGACAAATTTGTTTTTCATAATGGTGCATAAGTCAATTTCCAAGAATTGACGTGGGAAAGGGAAATTATCTTTGAGGGGTATTTTTTTCaccgagagtggtgggtatatggaatgagctgccagtggaggtagatggagtggctacaataacaacatttggaagacacaaagtgctggagtaactcagcggttctggcagcatctctggagaacatggataggtgatgtttcgggttgggacccttcatcaaactgctgttgtctatcaatgttctccagagatactgtctgaccggctgagttacttcagcactttgacattttatgtaaaccagcatctgtagttcctattacaacatttaaaagacgtttgaaCAGATATACGAATGGGGAACGTTAGAGGGATGTGAGTCAaatacgggcaaatgggactggtttcTTGGTCGGAGTGGAAGAGATGTAACTGATTAGATTAACTCTGATTTGAGTCTTCTACGCTAGGCAAACTTGTGCTGAATTAAATACTTGCAGATATGCAACTTACCTGACTGACCTTTCTCCCCTTCTACCAGGACCGATATCCAGTGTACTTGTCAATCGCTTTGGTTGTCGTCCTGTGATGATGGTAGGAGGTTTCTTTGCATCAGCGGGTATGATCCTGGGGTCGATGTGCACCAGCATCATCCAGATCTACCTTACAGTTGGCGTTATGACTGGTAAGGAGTTGTTAAAgctaaaatgtaattttttttaaataaagtcgGCTATATACATGGATGTTAGAAATCCGATCTGGGCCACTTGGGAAAGGTTGAGGAACATCTGTAGGGAATGGTTCGTAAGTTCATTGCTGACCTGAAATGGTGATCGTAGATCTGACCACTACTGTGGtagattatagacacaaaatgctgcagtaactttgTGGGTCagccagactaaagaagggttcaGACACGAGACcttgcctactccttttctccagagattctgccctgacccactgagttactccagcatttagtctatcgtttattgtcacatgtacagagttaTCGTGACTTTTGTTGCATGCGGGAAGACTATACACAattgcaatcaagctgtccactgtatacagataaagggaataacatttagtgcaaattaAGTCGGGCAAATTGTCACCTTTTCATTTGGAAGGTAAAATCTTGTTATTGTCCACTTGCCACCGTGTCACTGGGACCAAGAATCACACACATCTACAACACTACTTCATCTATGATAATGTCAAATTAACCttccttgggtagcttacaacccaacagtatgaacaatgaattctccaattttatgtaacaTCCCAATcagccccccccttccccaccttcCCTGTTTCCCACCTAGACAACATTAATTTCTCCTAATATCCCCATCCACccactctggcttcacatttcagtcCCCCTTTCCTTGCCTCGCACCTTTTTATCTTTTCATCACTGGCCTTTTTccaatccatctgccaatcatacTCTTCCTTGCTGGTATCTGGCTATCACTTGCtagtctttgtcccaccccacctacctcttccagctttctccccactactcATCAGTCCGAGGAAGTATCTAGACCTGGAACATCACCAATTcacgtcctccagaaatgctgcctgacctgagttactccagtattatacacaaaaatgttggagaaactcagcgggtgcagcagcatctaatgagcgaaggaaataggcaacgtttcaggccaaaatccttcttcacttTTGAcagaggaagaagggtttcggcccgaaacgttgcctatttccttcgctccatagatgctgctgcacccgctgagtttctccagcatttttgtgtaccttcgattttccagcatctgcagttccttcttgaatattccagtattatgttttttttgtaaaccaacatctgcagttccttgtctgcaGAGATATCTTGATCGGTGCAGTGAGTTTGCCATTGGCTCCAAACTCCAGTGCCCTTGCGCATTTCAATTCTCGTGTGGAAGGTTGTAAAAATAGCCTGCACTGGGCCCAGTTGTCTAGTTAGAGTTGACGATGCCGTTAGTGTTTGTACAGGCGGCAGAGCAACTGTATCCAGCCAATCAACCAAATTCCAATTTCTTATTGATCATCTTTTCACTAAAGATCAATATAGAATGAAAATGAGGATTTGAACTCGCAGGAAAGATTTAGGGGGAGATATACTATGATATTTAATATATCTGCATCCATGTATGCTTGCTTAAAATGAAACTGATTTCATTTCATTGTGAATAATCTCTCCTGATTACCCTAAAATAAGTAATCAAAGGTGGTACAGTGATGCaatgggtagtgctgctgccccaaagtgccagagactcgggtttgatcctgacctctggtgctgtctgtgtggagtttgcccattctccctgtgactgtgggtttcctccgggtgctctagtttccttcccacattgtaaagacgtgcgggtttgtagattaattggctgtaaattgttcctagtgcgtagggagtggatgaggaagtgggataacacagaactagtgtgaacaggtgatcgatggtcggcgttgactcagtgggctgaagcttCCATgctcgaaactaaaactaaactaaacttgtttttTCTCCCAGGTCTGGGTCTGGCCTTGAACTTTCAACCATCTCTCATCATGATAAACCGCTACTTTGACAAGCGACGGCCGTTAGCTAATGGCCTGACTGCAGCTGGGAGCCCGGTGTTTCTGTGTACCCTCTCACCGTTGGGCCAAGTACTGATCAAGACGTACGGGTGGCGAGGTGGCTTCCTCATCTTTGGGGGTCTGCTGCTCAACTGCTGTGCCTGTGCAGCTCTGATGAGACCACTGCGGCCAAGCGGCAAAGAGAAAGCCAAGCTGAAAGAGGAGAAGGAGACACCAGTGAAGAAGcacaaactgcagctgctggattgCTCTGTTTTCAAGAACCGAGGTTTTCTCATTTACACCATCGCGGCAACCGTCATGGTCTTTGGACTCTTTGTTCCTCCTGTCTTCGTCGTAAACTATGCAAAAGACTTGGGAATACCAGACACAGACGCTGCTTTCTTGTTATCCATCTTGGGATTCGTGGACATTTTCGCCCGCCCTCTCTGTGGTATTCTCGCGGGTACAAAATTCATGCGCCCCCGATGTGTATATTTCTTTGGCTTTGCAATGATCTTCAACGGGATCACTGATTTGGGCGGCTCCTTTGCTCACGATTATGCCGGACTGACAGTGTTCTGTATTTTCTTTGGAATGTCCTATGGAATGGTGGGGGCCCTGCAGTTCGAGGTGTTGATGACCATTGTTGGAACCCAGAAGTTCCCCAGTGCGATTggactggtgttgttgatggaAGCAATGGCCGTGTTGGTAGGCCCACCAGGTGCTGGTAAGTACATGTGCGAGCGTGTTCACTACAACATTAACAAGAAACaaaggtgggtgggggtgggggggaaattgAACAAAATGTTTCAATGCCACAaatggggggcaggggggagaaaggaaggaagAATCATAAATGTGATTCCAGTGAGTCTATTCACCAGAGCCATCAGGAGTGGAGATACCAGAAGCAAAAGCAAAGACTGGGAAGGCTAGATGCggtggagttgcagacaatgaggaaGGCAGTCAGAAGAAAAagagggatatagaccagctGCAGaataggtggagaaatggcagatggggtttaacctggggaagtgcaaggtgttgcaaactgggaggttgaatgtaaggagggagtatacagttaatggcaaaaccGTTGCAGGCATTgattgcagagggatcttggagtccaagttcatcggtcactatggtggcaacacaagtaaggGTGGTAAAGGTGGGATATggaatgcttgctttcattgctaGGAGCATtgagtaagagtcaggaagtcatgatgcaactctaTAGGAATTTGGTTGGGCTgcaattggaatattgtgtgcagtcctGTTGGCCTCATTACAGATAaggtgtggaagctttggaggggatgcagaggaggtctatcagaatgctgcctggattagaggctttcaactacagggagaggttggataaacttgaggttgttttctctggaacattggatctggaacattggaggttgagtggagatttgttagaagtatttaaaattatgagtggcataggtaggatagacagtcagaaccttttcccccagcaTCAGAGGGCATAACAATCGGGTGCGAGGGAAAGTTGAATGGAATaggcagggcaagtttttacaccCAGGAGGTGGCGAGGCCTGGGACACTGCcagtggtggaggtggaggcagatacgatagcgctgtttaagaggcacatggatatgcagagaacggagagatatggattatgtgcaggcagaagaactccattcagctaggcatcatgtttgacacaaacattgGGCTAaagacctgtttttgtgctgtagtgTTATACGTTGCTGAGAATGATCTCGACAATCTGCTTTAACCATGTGGGGAAAACTGTTTTTGCTTGAGCTGTTTGCTTGCATGAATGCTGGGTTTTGTGTGACGAAGGTATTGATTTTTCTTTTGCACTTGTACCTGTTACAGGGAAACTGTTGGATTATACCAATGTTTACAGGTATGTTTTTTACTTGGCTGGCTCCGAGGTGGTCCTCTCGTCCCTGATACTGGTTATCGGAAACTTTTTCTGCATAAGTGGGAAAGCTAAACCACCTGAGACTGAGCCGAAGGAAGCTGTGCAAGAGGCGAGGCCAGGGGAGCTGGACCAAGAGCAGGGAACTGTGGAATCCGTGGAAGTGGAACAGTTCCTGAAAAGCGACACGGAAGAAAATGGGGAAATCGTGCCGACACCTGAAACCAGCGTATGAATCTCCGAAGAGGAAGAAGAGAATGTTTACAAAAGTCAATAAGAATTGGAGTCTGTACATTTATTTAGAAATGTGAGGTATCTTCTTGTATTGGTGAGAGTAGTTTATTTAATGGTGCAGAATATTTTTGTGACTTTTGTTTTAATTTGCTGCCTTGCATTTGTCATTCAGTGTGTCTTTACAGAAAACGTTATTTGAATGTGGTCCAATGTGGGGATTGGAGTATCAAATCTACCCTGCGGTTCCACAAAGCTATAGAAATGGGAAAAGTGGTCAGATGTACAACTTACTCTCTGCTAACAATGTTGGTGACAACGGGACCCTGGTTAAGAAATTGTCCACAATTGAAAATGTCTGCAGTTTACTTGGCAGGAGGATTCCAGTTGTGAATCCTCATGGGTCAATTATTTTTAAAGGAAGCAGAAGTGAACCAGATACAAATAAGCTCCATCTGAAGTTCTAACCTAGTGTTTTATTTATCAATTAAGGAGGCAACTAAACTGCAAGTATGTACCGATCTTACAAggcaattaaaataaaactagaacattttttttaaatctccgttATTAGTATTGGCTTGTTGCCATTGAAAAATGATCTTGCTATAATTTGTGCAGGTTAACATTCACACCACTGGAATATGAGACTGATATAATGACTATTATTAACATAGTGGATTTTTTCActgtattaaaacaatatttcTGTTTCTTTCCAAATAAGGAATGTCTGGCTAGATAATTGCTTTGTGAAACCTATAAGATTTCTTTTGATAGTGGCATTCAACATTGGGTGATTAGAAGGGGAAGCGCAAAGCGGGGTTTAACTTGGGGACTGTATTGCTGTCATCAAAGGCATTCTAGTTTAAATGTATGAAAAGTAAGGTGATCCTTTGAAGCACTCGTACTATGGCATAGCCACATCTACAGGGAAGGTGACGACCTTTAGTTGTGGATGAGTGTGGGGTGTGTATGAAGATGTCTTCAGTTGGGGCATCCAGTATAACACATCAGTAAattatctaaggtacacaaaaatgctggagaaactcggcgggtgcagcagcatctatggagcgaaggaaataggcgacgtttcgggccgaaacccttcagactccagccgaaacccttcttcggactgatctaACCCACTACAGTGTCAAAGAATGGGATTGCCCTCAAACATTTCAAATTCCTATATCACGTGGTAAATTAATTTGAGCTAATTCCAGCAATTTATAGACAGAGAAACCAGACTATCGCTGGTGGTTGTAAAGCCTTTGCGTTTCTTAATAAATTTATGAGCATTTGGTGAAATTAGCCTTCCAGCGAGGAAGTCCCAAACCATCATCCCTAGTTCTTGAAGAAATGACCCCATTGTGAGCGCATCCTGAAGGATGCaataaaacacgaagtgctggatcagcgtagagggaatggacacatGTTGTTTCAAGGGTTGGGACCATCGGTCAGTCTATTCCGGCCACAAATATTGCCCGATCGACTGAGttccagtattttatgttttgctcaaaattccagtgtctgcagtttcttgtcgccTGAGCAACAAACTCTATGGTGCTGTATCTGACCCCCTTGTCCATTCCAACCAG harbors:
- the slc16a3 gene encoding monocarboxylate transporter 4, coding for MGVVVADGKGPGVEAPDGGWGWAVLVGCFVITGFSYAFPKAVSVYFKELIKEFHIGYSDTAWISSIVLAMLYGTGPISSVLVNRFGCRPVMMVGGFFASAGMILGSMCTSIIQIYLTVGVMTGLGLALNFQPSLIMINRYFDKRRPLANGLTAAGSPVFLCTLSPLGQVLIKTYGWRGGFLIFGGLLLNCCACAALMRPLRPSGKEKAKLKEEKETPVKKHKLQLLDCSVFKNRGFLIYTIAATVMVFGLFVPPVFVVNYAKDLGIPDTDAAFLLSILGFVDIFARPLCGILAGTKFMRPRCVYFFGFAMIFNGITDLGGSFAHDYAGLTVFCIFFGMSYGMVGALQFEVLMTIVGTQKFPSAIGLVLLMEAMAVLVGPPGAGKLLDYTNVYRYVFYLAGSEVVLSSLILVIGNFFCISGKAKPPETEPKEAVQEARPGELDQEQGTVESVEVEQFLKSDTEENGEIVPTPETSV